The following are encoded together in the Phaseolus vulgaris cultivar G19833 chromosome 9, P. vulgaris v2.0, whole genome shotgun sequence genome:
- the LOC137820576 gene encoding uncharacterized protein, whose protein sequence is MKKMKGVVSVEYAPYVVCEDQTARFRHQCLLHDYKDLQEETNAMRMKLQSAKQKNSILSTELRFLRQRYIYLMQNPSPKQDISHQKKLKVHATLIRKGKKHNRKQSTLNPVTTSHLNSKERISNRVGITVQKTVPMFDLNQSAWSLSKKDPSFLNSAPVPDLNHEDRIHSGKEAAKKSISTFFDLNQISTEEEELLGTEAMRVEEQKRMTPSVIEEQHNDIKLSVCRNVGNGSDRTVKRKISWQDQVVLRVGT, encoded by the exons atgaagaagatgaaagggGTTGTGTCTGTGGAGTATGCACCTTATGTTGTGTGTGAGGATCAGACGGCTAGGTTCAGACATCAATGTCTTTTGCACGATTATAAGGACCTACAGGAG GAAACAAATGCCATGAGAATGAAACTGCAGTCTGCGAAGCAGAAAAACTCAATACTGTCAACAGAACTTCG ATTTTTGAGGCAACGTTACATATATTTGATGCAAAATCCTTCTCCAAAGCAAGACATTTCACACCAGAAAAAGCTTAAAGTCCATGCTACCCTTATCCGAAAGGGCAAGAAACATAATAGAAAGCAATCTACTTTGAACCCTGTCACAACCTCTCATTTGAATTCTAAAGAAAGGATTTCCAATAGAGTTGGGATCACAGTGCAAAAAACAGTTCCTATGTTTGATTTAAACCAGAGCGCTTGGAGTCTTAGTAAAAAAGATCCTTCTTTTCTTAATTCTGCTCCAGTGCCTGACTTAAATCACGAAGATAGAATTCACAGTGGGAAAGAAGCTGCAAAGAAGAGCATCAGTACATTTTTTGACTTGAACCAGATTTCG ACAGAAGAGGAGGAATTGCTTGGTACTGAGGCCATGAGGGTTGAAGAACAAAAAAGAATGACACCAAGTGTGATTGAAGAGCAGCACAATGACATCAAGTTGTCAGTTTGTAGAAATGTTGGGAATGGTTCAGACAGGACAGTGAAGAGGAAAATCTCTTGGCAAGATCAGGTGGTGTTGAGGGTTGGAACTTAA